TCTCCTCCTCATTTGGAGTGATCACGGTCTTCATGAGCCCATGTACTACTTCCTTGCCGTGCTGGCAGGTACAGATCTGGGAATGACACTAACAACAATGCCCACAGTCCTGGGTGTTCTACTGCTAGACCACAGGGAGATTCCCCAGAGTGCCTGTTTCACTCAGTCCTACTTCATTCACACACTGTCTATTGTAGAATCAGGTGTTTTGCTTGCCATGGCCTATGACCGTTTTATTGCCATCCGTGCCCCTCTTAGGTACAACTCAATTCTTACCAACTCTCGAGTGATGAAGATAGGATTATGGGTACTGATGAGGGGCTTTCTGTCCCTTGTGCCCCCAATTCTACCTCTCTATTGGTTCCCATATTGTCGTTCTCATGTTCTTTCCCATGCTTTTTGCCTCCACCAGGATGTCATGAAACTCGCCTGTGCTGATATAACGTTTAATCACATATACCCAGTGGTTCTGGTTGCTTTGACTTTCTTCCTAGATGTTCTGATCATCGTCTTTTCTTATATCCTGATCCTTAAGACAGTTATGGGCATTGCCTCTGGAGAGGAGCGAGCAAAGGCTCTCAACACATGTGTCTCCCATATTAGCTGTGTCCTGGTATTTTACATCACTGTGATTGGCCTGACCTTCATCCATAGGTTTGGGAAACATGCGCCACATGTGGTCCACATTACCATGAGCTATGTCtactttctctttcctccatTCATGAACCCCATTATATACAGCGTTAAGACGAAACAGATTCAAAAAAGCATCATTCGcttattttctgggaaaaaatagaacttgaaatattattataaaatcttaaattttcataatttgggaggatttccccATTATTgggaagaaatttcattttatactgagtttcctttttcatatttggATTACATTTTAATATAACAAAGAAATCTAATAAGCATGAAATTACATAGCTATCTTCTATATTTGTGCTTGTTATGTACATTATAATATTAATTATACATATATTCTAATAAATG
This window of the Lepus europaeus isolate LE1 chromosome 7, mLepTim1.pri, whole genome shotgun sequence genome carries:
- the LOC133763799 gene encoding olfactory receptor 51B4, which gives rise to MMWSNYSAAPFLLTGFLGSEAIHHWISIPFFVIYFSILFGNGTILLLIWSDHGLHEPMYYFLAVLAGTDLGMTLTTMPTVLGVLLLDHREIPQSACFTQSYFIHTLSIVESGVLLAMAYDRFIAIRAPLRYNSILTNSRVMKIGLWVLMRGFLSLVPPILPLYWFPYCRSHVLSHAFCLHQDVMKLACADITFNHIYPVVLVALTFFLDVLIIVFSYILILKTVMGIASGEERAKALNTCVSHISCVLVFYITVIGLTFIHRFGKHAPHVVHITMSYVYFLFPPFMNPIIYSVKTKQIQKSIIRLFSGKK